The Phytohabitans houttuyneae genome has a segment encoding these proteins:
- the fabG gene encoding 3-oxoacyl-ACP reductase FabG, with amino-acid sequence MKLTERVALVTGASRGIGRSTALALAADGATVAVNYRAGKDSAHEVVEAIEAAGGRAAAFAADVSVYEEARGLVQEVIEAFGDLHILVNNAGIAKDALIYHMEPEDWLDVMKVNFGGTFNCTKSVLEHFMVTRDGVIVNVSSVMGERGWTGESNYAASKGAIDAFTRASAVELARFGIRVNAVLPGFVPTDLVAGLSEGEAAKHMKRQIPMRRFAMVEEVAGAIRFLSGPESNYLTGVLLNVDGGGMAGLGLGRSKW; translated from the coding sequence ATGAAGCTGACCGAGCGCGTCGCGCTCGTCACCGGTGCGTCCCGCGGCATTGGCCGCTCCACGGCGCTGGCCCTCGCGGCGGACGGTGCCACAGTGGCGGTGAACTACCGCGCCGGCAAGGACTCCGCCCACGAAGTGGTCGAGGCGATCGAGGCAGCCGGTGGCCGGGCCGCGGCCTTCGCCGCCGACGTGTCCGTGTACGAGGAGGCGCGCGGGTTGGTGCAGGAGGTCATCGAGGCGTTCGGCGACCTGCACATCCTGGTCAACAACGCGGGCATCGCCAAGGACGCGCTGATCTACCACATGGAGCCGGAGGACTGGCTCGACGTCATGAAGGTCAACTTCGGGGGCACGTTCAACTGCACCAAGAGCGTCCTGGAGCACTTCATGGTCACCCGCGACGGGGTCATCGTGAACGTCTCCTCGGTGATGGGTGAGCGGGGCTGGACCGGCGAGTCGAACTACGCCGCGTCCAAGGGCGCGATCGACGCCTTCACCCGGGCCAGCGCCGTCGAGCTGGCCCGGTTCGGCATCCGGGTCAACGCGGTGCTGCCCGGCTTCGTCCCCACCGACCTGGTGGCCGGGCTGTCCGAGGGCGAGGCGGCCAAGCACATGAAGCGCCAGATCCCGATGCGCCGCTTCGCGATGGTGGAGGAGGTCGCCGGGGCGATCCGCTTCCTCTCCGGACCGGAGTCCAACTACCTCACCGGCGTCCTGCTCAATGTGGACGGTGGCGGCATGGCCGGCCTGGGCCTCGGGCGGTCGAAGTGGTGA
- a CDS encoding acyl carrier protein, whose translation MAVTREVVVEAVNAAMVDALGVEPEEVLLDATLLGDLGAESIDLLDILFRLERTLGIKVTAGDLANHIQGEYTEEEFGTPEGVVSDLGLTQLKKVMPQIAVDDLRGKLPAEEVMGLFTVGNLVDLILARHAAPVG comes from the coding sequence ATGGCCGTCACGCGCGAAGTTGTCGTGGAAGCCGTAAACGCGGCGATGGTCGACGCACTCGGCGTCGAACCCGAGGAGGTGCTCCTCGATGCGACGCTCCTCGGTGACCTTGGCGCCGAGTCCATCGATCTGCTGGACATCCTGTTTCGGCTCGAGCGGACCCTCGGCATCAAGGTGACCGCGGGCGATCTCGCCAACCACATCCAGGGCGAGTACACCGAGGAGGAGTTCGGCACCCCCGAGGGCGTGGTCTCCGACCTCGGGCTCACCCAGCTGAAGAAGGTCATGCCGCAGATCGCCGTCGACGACCTGCGGGGCAAGCTGCCCGCCGAGGAGGTCATGGGCCTGTTCACGGTCGGCAACCTGGTCGACTTGATCCTCGCCCGCCACGCTGCGCCGGTTGGCTGA
- a CDS encoding response regulator: MAKTAEPVRVSIIDDHPVVIEGIRAWLSVEPRVHIEHVGHRVPPYRSEVDVVIIDLNLDGRLVVDDIAALAEVGQRVIAFSQFTEEELVLSTLDAGAYAFVAKSEGADHLLTTVFAVAEGRPYVTPTAAGVLASDRRPDAPILSERERTALLWWFQSMSKASVASRMGISPHTVDMYIRRARLKYAQVGRAAPTKADMLVRAIEDGLVTADEIAEGCPTPVPPVGVARRDRLRNLAVR; this comes from the coding sequence ATGGCGAAAACCGCCGAACCTGTCCGGGTCAGCATCATCGACGACCACCCGGTCGTCATTGAGGGGATCCGCGCCTGGCTGAGCGTGGAGCCCCGGGTCCACATAGAACACGTGGGGCACCGGGTGCCGCCCTACAGGTCCGAGGTCGACGTGGTCATCATCGACCTGAACCTGGACGGGCGCCTGGTGGTCGACGACATCGCGGCGCTGGCCGAGGTGGGGCAGCGCGTCATCGCGTTCTCCCAGTTCACCGAGGAGGAGCTGGTGCTGTCCACATTGGACGCCGGCGCGTACGCGTTCGTCGCCAAGAGCGAGGGGGCGGACCACCTCTTGACGACGGTCTTCGCGGTCGCCGAGGGCCGGCCGTACGTCACGCCGACGGCGGCCGGGGTCCTTGCCAGCGATCGGCGCCCGGACGCTCCGATCCTGTCCGAGCGCGAACGCACCGCGCTGTTGTGGTGGTTCCAGTCGATGTCCAAGGCGTCCGTCGCCAGCCGTATGGGCATCTCGCCGCACACCGTCGACATGTACATCCGGCGAGCGCGGCTCAAGTACGCACAGGTGGGCCGAGCGGCTCCGACCAAAGCCGACATGTTGGTGCGGGCGATCGAGGACGGACTTGTCACGGCGGACGAGATCGCCGAGGGCTGCCCGACACCGGTCCCACCGGTCGGGGTCGCTCGGCGCGACCGTCTGCGGAATCTGGCCGTGCGCTGA
- a CDS encoding RNA polymerase sigma factor encodes MERVGNTELLVRDCRTGDERAWATLVRRFAPLVGAIARSYGLNAADCEDVSQATWVRLWRGLDGLRQPELLTEWLSMVARREALRHVGAKQPPAPTGDLVLLERGRHEVSAEEVVVSREFATRLRAAFRSLPAQCQHLLALLVEGRSYAEVSDAMGLAAGSVGPVRSRCLERLRQALGELDAAAGESRCRTPSGAPSQSRPGCVRHLDQVRSLGPRRAVS; translated from the coding sequence GTGGAGAGGGTAGGAAACACCGAGTTGCTGGTGCGGGACTGCCGGACCGGCGACGAGCGTGCGTGGGCGACGCTGGTGCGGCGGTTCGCGCCGCTGGTCGGAGCCATCGCCCGGTCGTACGGGCTCAATGCGGCCGACTGCGAGGACGTCAGCCAGGCCACCTGGGTGCGCCTGTGGCGCGGGCTCGACGGGCTCCGCCAACCGGAGTTGCTCACCGAGTGGCTGTCCATGGTCGCCCGGCGCGAGGCACTGCGCCACGTCGGCGCGAAGCAGCCGCCCGCGCCCACCGGAGACCTCGTGCTGTTGGAGCGGGGCCGGCACGAGGTGTCGGCCGAGGAAGTGGTCGTCTCGCGCGAGTTCGCGACGCGGCTGCGTGCTGCGTTCCGGTCACTGCCGGCGCAGTGCCAGCACCTGCTGGCGCTGCTGGTCGAAGGGCGGAGCTACGCCGAGGTCAGCGACGCGATGGGGCTGGCGGCCGGCTCGGTCGGCCCGGTGCGTTCACGCTGCCTGGAGCGGCTGCGGCAGGCCCTCGGAGAGCTCGATGCCGCCGCTGGCGAGTCGCGGTGCCGGACACCGTCCGGCGCGCCCTCCCAGAGCAGGCCCGGGTGTGTCCGGCACCTGGACCAGGTCCGGAGTCTTGGCCCGCGACGCGCGGTGAGCTAG
- a CDS encoding beta-ketoacyl synthase N-terminal-like domain-containing protein — MRLAGVAPADVGYLNGHGTGTDKNDPAETKAIRLALGEAANGLAVSSTKSVIGHLLGAAGAAEALVTARALACGVAPPTASYLGPDRDCDLDYVPIDARPVRTDVALSNNFAFGGSNACLALTRAGSGRRPPAPDLDAVVVTGLAVLGPAGDGVAAAQEAVSRKAPLTGEVAGVRVGTMALDPEPYLSRKARRRMDRLTVASIVASAKALADAKLPSGADVESPAGIVFGTGAGPVEAMARFTRPLLAEGAAAADPGWFPNTVYNQAAGQVAQHLGLRGPTSTVSTGHASGATALAYGYDLLRLGHCEALVCTATDIVDDLVVRAYRDLGLLSLTPGDHRLPLAEGSVAVVLERRRHAQARSARVLAEITGYGAATHVVPGVDWDRDGVATGRAMRAALADGGAEPADVSALWLAAAGLSVADQAERRAAQALFGDRMPARHAPKSVLGEPLGASGALCFALAAADLATADPDTGPALVNSMSLGGASVSLLLRTATHEEVR, encoded by the coding sequence ATGCGCCTGGCCGGCGTGGCCCCCGCCGATGTGGGCTACCTCAACGGCCACGGCACCGGCACCGACAAGAACGACCCGGCCGAGACAAAGGCGATCCGGCTCGCGCTCGGCGAGGCCGCCAACGGTTTGGCGGTGAGCAGCACCAAGTCCGTCATCGGCCACCTGCTCGGCGCCGCCGGCGCGGCGGAGGCCCTGGTCACCGCGCGCGCCCTCGCCTGCGGCGTCGCTCCGCCGACCGCCTCCTACCTCGGCCCTGACCGCGACTGCGACCTGGACTACGTGCCGATCGACGCGCGGCCGGTCCGCACCGACGTGGCGCTCTCCAACAACTTCGCGTTCGGTGGGTCCAACGCCTGCCTGGCGCTGACCCGGGCCGGTTCGGGGCGGCGGCCGCCTGCGCCTGACCTGGACGCGGTGGTGGTCACCGGCCTGGCGGTGCTCGGTCCGGCCGGCGACGGGGTCGCCGCGGCCCAGGAGGCGGTGTCGCGCAAGGCGCCGCTGACCGGCGAGGTGGCCGGGGTCCGGGTCGGCACGATGGCGCTCGACCCGGAGCCGTACCTGAGCCGCAAGGCGCGGCGGCGCATGGACCGGCTCACCGTGGCCAGCATCGTCGCGTCGGCGAAGGCCCTCGCGGACGCGAAGCTGCCGTCCGGGGCGGATGTGGAGTCGCCGGCCGGCATCGTCTTCGGCACCGGCGCCGGCCCGGTGGAGGCGATGGCACGGTTCACCCGGCCACTGCTGGCCGAAGGCGCGGCGGCCGCCGATCCCGGCTGGTTTCCCAACACCGTCTACAACCAGGCCGCCGGCCAGGTCGCCCAGCATCTGGGCCTGCGCGGCCCGACGTCCACGGTGAGCACCGGTCACGCCTCGGGCGCCACCGCGCTGGCCTACGGCTACGACCTGCTGCGGCTCGGGCACTGCGAGGCGCTGGTGTGCACCGCCACCGACATCGTCGACGACTTGGTCGTACGGGCCTACCGGGACCTCGGGCTGCTCTCCCTGACGCCCGGCGACCACCGGTTGCCTCTGGCCGAGGGCAGCGTCGCCGTGGTGCTGGAGCGCCGCCGGCACGCCCAGGCACGCAGCGCGCGCGTTCTCGCCGAGATCACCGGGTACGGCGCCGCCACCCACGTCGTACCCGGTGTGGACTGGGACCGGGACGGCGTCGCCACCGGCCGGGCGATGCGCGCCGCACTCGCCGACGGGGGTGCCGAGCCGGCCGACGTGTCGGCGCTGTGGCTGGCCGCGGCCGGGCTCAGCGTCGCCGACCAGGCCGAGCGGCGGGCGGCGCAGGCGCTGTTCGGCGACCGGATGCCGGCGCGGCACGCGCCCAAGTCCGTGCTTGGTGAGCCACTCGGGGCGAGCGGCGCGCTCTGCTTCGCGCTCGCCGCCGCCGATCTCGCCACGGCCGACCCGGACACCGGCCCCGCGCTGGTCAACTCCATGTCGCTGGGCGGCGCCAGCGTCTCCCTACTGCTTCGCACGGCAACCCACGAGGAGGTTCGATGA
- a CDS encoding beta-ketoacyl synthase N-terminal-like domain-containing protein gives MNRVAVTGIGLLTPVGTGVAPTWQAMLAGRTGIGYLKGFDPTCLNTRFGAELRDFDPGLFASRRTLRSTTREDQLALAGVQLAVEDSGLDLNTADVSRLGVFLGGNKDISRPQHLIDGALAVRDERGRAEERVLGERMESSFYPLFYVEGLQAASLFHVSQRYRAMGANAYFHGTADAGATAIARAYRSVRRGESTVAICGGFDSGVSFWAMSKMDGLGVLTDRNDLGERAFRPYDRERSGSLLGRGRRCSSWRSTVRPAAAAPGSTPSWPARAARSTSVRWSPRNATVRR, from the coding sequence ATGAACCGCGTCGCGGTCACCGGCATCGGACTGCTCACCCCGGTCGGCACCGGCGTCGCGCCGACCTGGCAGGCGATGCTGGCCGGCCGCACCGGCATCGGATACCTCAAGGGGTTCGACCCGACCTGCCTGAACACCCGGTTCGGTGCGGAGCTCAGGGACTTCGACCCCGGGCTGTTCGCCTCCCGGCGCACTCTGCGCAGCACCACCCGGGAGGACCAGCTCGCGCTCGCCGGCGTACAGCTCGCGGTGGAGGACAGCGGCCTGGACCTGAACACGGCGGACGTCAGCCGGTTGGGGGTGTTCCTCGGCGGAAACAAGGACATCTCCCGGCCACAGCACCTCATCGACGGCGCGTTGGCGGTCCGCGACGAGCGGGGCCGAGCCGAGGAGCGGGTGCTCGGAGAGCGGATGGAGTCGAGCTTCTACCCCCTGTTCTACGTCGAAGGCCTGCAGGCGGCGTCGCTGTTCCACGTCTCCCAGCGATACCGGGCGATGGGCGCCAACGCCTACTTCCACGGCACGGCCGACGCCGGTGCCACGGCGATAGCGCGGGCGTACCGCTCCGTGCGGCGAGGCGAGTCCACAGTGGCCATCTGCGGCGGCTTCGACTCCGGCGTCTCCTTCTGGGCCATGTCCAAGATGGACGGTCTCGGCGTGCTGACCGACCGCAACGACCTCGGCGAGCGCGCATTCCGCCCGTACGACCGCGAGCGCAGCGGATCGCTGCTCGGGAGGGGGCGGCGATGCTCGTCCTGGAGGAGTACAGTGCGGCCCGCCGCCGCGGCGCCCGGATCTACGCCGAGCTGGCCGGCGCGGGCAGCGCGTTCGACGTCGGTGCGATGGTCACCCCGGAACGCGACGGTGAGGCGCTGA
- a CDS encoding phytoene desaturase family protein: protein MKTEAEYDVVVVGAGLGGLSVAALLAHSGERVAVLEQGEGVGGLAHAFVRGGYTFDPAVHGIQSGEIVWNLLEYLGVDDLCPYVLSPHFYGAAFPDGVTVCAPAGWDAFVETNADLLGGAEGAQVRRFFQVLRDVLDEMAWLQMRADPRALATMMAERPTFARYRSSPVSDALDDYVPSPLARAVCTAAWPFLGTPPSRLSLLNFAQMLNTYLEGVRYPLGSFQKLADAFAAAVTRYGGEIHVGTPVERILVAGDRVTGVRTADGVTRRARVVVSNADATTTLTGMLGEEHLPEPYLRRLRRMTPSLSAFTVFAATDLDLGSLGLAHETFLHPHWDHEENWRDVLAGRPASAWMSNTTLCDPGLAPAGEHTAILTALAPWDPGQPWHEIKESFADTMIRQFDRVVPGLSDHLTYREIGTPITMHRFTRGTRAAMYGWENTANQFANKRLPHSTPVQGLYLSGHWTEEGCSSYRAITSGFTSAKAVLEHLGNDIGKTLPRTFRQRTGFVAPATRNWYFVDHHAPDREDT, encoded by the coding sequence GTGAAGACCGAGGCGGAGTACGACGTCGTCGTGGTCGGCGCCGGCCTGGGCGGGCTGTCGGTGGCCGCGCTGCTCGCGCACAGCGGCGAACGGGTCGCCGTGCTGGAACAGGGCGAGGGGGTGGGCGGCCTCGCCCACGCTTTCGTGCGCGGCGGGTACACCTTCGACCCGGCGGTGCACGGCATCCAGTCCGGGGAGATCGTCTGGAACCTGCTGGAGTACCTTGGCGTCGACGATCTGTGCCCGTACGTGCTGTCGCCGCACTTCTACGGCGCGGCCTTCCCGGACGGCGTCACGGTGTGCGCGCCGGCCGGCTGGGACGCCTTCGTGGAGACCAACGCCGACCTGCTCGGCGGGGCCGAGGGCGCCCAGGTGCGCCGCTTCTTCCAGGTGCTCCGCGACGTGCTGGACGAGATGGCCTGGCTCCAGATGCGGGCCGACCCGCGCGCGCTCGCGACGATGATGGCGGAGCGGCCCACCTTCGCCCGGTACCGGTCCAGCCCGGTCAGCGACGCCCTGGACGACTACGTGCCGAGCCCGCTGGCCCGGGCCGTCTGCACCGCCGCCTGGCCGTTCCTGGGCACGCCGCCGTCCCGGCTTTCGCTGCTCAACTTCGCCCAGATGCTGAACACCTACCTGGAGGGCGTGCGATACCCGCTCGGGTCATTCCAGAAGCTCGCCGACGCGTTCGCCGCGGCTGTCACCCGGTACGGCGGGGAGATCCACGTCGGTACGCCGGTCGAGCGCATCCTCGTCGCCGGAGACCGGGTCACCGGCGTGCGCACCGCCGACGGCGTCACGCGGCGGGCGCGGGTGGTGGTGTCCAACGCGGACGCCACGACGACGCTGACCGGGATGCTGGGTGAGGAGCACCTGCCCGAGCCCTACCTGCGGCGGCTGCGCCGCATGACGCCGTCGCTGTCGGCGTTCACCGTGTTCGCCGCCACCGACCTCGACCTGGGCTCGCTCGGGCTGGCACACGAGACGTTCCTGCACCCGCACTGGGACCACGAGGAGAACTGGCGGGACGTCCTCGCCGGCCGCCCTGCCTCGGCCTGGATGTCCAACACGACCCTCTGCGACCCCGGTCTCGCGCCCGCCGGCGAGCACACCGCGATCCTGACCGCCCTCGCGCCGTGGGACCCCGGCCAGCCGTGGCACGAGATCAAGGAGAGCTTCGCGGACACGATGATCCGCCAGTTCGACCGGGTCGTGCCGGGTCTCTCCGACCACCTCACCTACCGCGAGATCGGCACGCCGATCACCATGCACCGGTTCACCCGGGGGACGCGGGCCGCGATGTACGGCTGGGAGAACACGGCGAACCAGTTCGCCAACAAGCGGCTCCCGCACAGCACCCCGGTACAGGGCCTCTACCTGTCGGGCCACTGGACCGAAGAGGGGTGCTCCTCGTACCGCGCCATCACGTCCGGTTTCACCAGCGCCAAGGCGGTCCTTGAGCACCTCGGCAACGACATCGGCAAGACCCTGCCTCGCACGTTCCGGCAGCGGACCGGGTTCGTCGCGCCCGCCACGCGCAACTGGTACTTCGTCGACCACCACGCACCGGACCGGGAGGACACATGA
- a CDS encoding 3-hydroxylacyl-ACP dehydratase: MRFHLTDRILGHVPDESIRTRKVTSRLETYWRDSAGGPVMPPALVLEALCQAGAWLVMLSTGVRRRAALLSVAEVEVTGPVRPGDVLDVDAWVESMSDEAAVMSGVATVDGRVVLRATDVMCALVDVAQLDDPEVTRLQLDRLVGQGGPR; encoded by the coding sequence ATGCGGTTCCACCTGACCGACCGGATCCTCGGCCACGTCCCCGACGAGTCGATACGCACCCGCAAGGTCACGTCCCGGCTGGAGACCTACTGGCGCGATTCGGCCGGCGGGCCGGTGATGCCGCCGGCGCTGGTCCTGGAGGCCCTGTGCCAGGCCGGCGCGTGGCTGGTCATGCTCAGCACCGGGGTGCGCCGGCGGGCCGCTCTGCTGTCCGTCGCCGAAGTCGAGGTCACCGGCCCGGTGCGCCCGGGCGACGTGCTGGATGTGGACGCCTGGGTCGAGTCGATGTCCGACGAGGCCGCGGTGATGTCGGGTGTGGCCACCGTCGACGGCCGGGTGGTGCTGCGCGCCACCGACGTGATGTGTGCCCTGGTCGACGTCGCGCAGCTCGACGACCCGGAGGTGACCCGGCTCCAGCTGGACCGGCTCGTGGGGCAGGGAGGGCCGCGGTGA
- a CDS encoding beta-ketoacyl-ACP synthase II, which produces MRRVVVTGIGAVTPLGNNAPSTWRSLMAGRSGVREIATFDASTFPVRIAGQVEGFSVAEAVPDRRDRRHLSRSAGYGVAAALEALRQAGDLDGTDPWRRGVSVGGTVGRVELQELADMSWLLESTKHSQIFRQSPNEVLARDQNVGPAVIARLGDCRGPYVSVSTACAGAGHAIGEAYRLVQEGDADMMVAGGTDALTTWMDVLGFCLLGALTADDADAPERASKPFDARRSGFVLGEGAVMAVLEERDHALARGAAALGELVGYGSSLNAYRITDSPPDGGGCIIAMREALAESGLRPTDIDYVVSHGTGTPGNDSSETVAIKEVFGAHAYDLAISSPKSMAGHLTSAAAGLNLLAALGAIADQVVPPTINLTHPDPRLDLDYVPGVARRQPVRAAMVNAFAFGGTNACLVVRTPEPAGPAGLGAAVAEEPLPAPTAAAPPPPAPAVSVEQLLRAAERGGLDRLLDLAPGQAGTAVRNVPATWPLLATHFPRKPVMPGVLILDDLATLAGLVADAATTGPDRGDWSLTGARRVRWRHFVQPGDCVELTVVRLGGAEGDPAFSGTVRVDGRTVATVAELRVRWTRWAPAGVVR; this is translated from the coding sequence GTGAGGCGGGTCGTCGTCACCGGCATCGGCGCCGTCACCCCGCTGGGTAACAACGCGCCCAGCACCTGGCGTTCGCTGATGGCCGGGCGCAGCGGCGTACGCGAGATCGCGACGTTCGATGCGAGCACCTTTCCGGTCCGCATCGCCGGGCAGGTGGAGGGGTTCTCAGTCGCCGAGGCGGTGCCGGACCGCCGCGACCGGCGGCACCTGTCCCGCTCCGCCGGATACGGCGTCGCCGCCGCGCTGGAGGCGCTGCGCCAGGCGGGGGACCTGGACGGCACCGACCCGTGGCGGCGCGGGGTCTCGGTCGGCGGTACGGTCGGCCGCGTCGAGCTCCAGGAGCTGGCCGACATGTCCTGGTTGCTCGAGTCCACCAAGCACAGCCAGATCTTCCGCCAGTCGCCGAACGAGGTCCTCGCGCGCGACCAGAATGTCGGCCCCGCCGTCATCGCCCGGCTCGGCGACTGCCGCGGCCCGTACGTCAGCGTCAGCACCGCGTGTGCCGGCGCCGGACACGCGATCGGCGAGGCGTACCGGCTGGTGCAGGAAGGCGACGCCGACATGATGGTCGCCGGTGGCACCGACGCGCTGACCACCTGGATGGACGTGCTCGGCTTCTGCCTCCTCGGCGCGCTCACCGCGGACGACGCCGACGCGCCCGAGCGGGCCTCCAAGCCGTTTGACGCCCGGCGTTCCGGCTTCGTGCTGGGCGAGGGGGCGGTGATGGCCGTCCTGGAGGAGCGCGACCACGCGCTGGCCCGAGGCGCGGCTGCCCTCGGCGAGCTGGTCGGCTACGGCTCGAGTCTCAACGCGTACCGGATCACCGACTCACCACCCGATGGAGGTGGCTGCATCATCGCCATGCGCGAGGCGCTCGCCGAGTCCGGGCTCCGGCCCACCGACATCGACTACGTGGTCAGCCACGGCACCGGGACGCCCGGCAACGACAGCAGCGAGACCGTCGCGATCAAGGAGGTCTTCGGCGCGCACGCCTACGACCTGGCGATCAGCTCACCGAAGTCGATGGCCGGGCACCTGACCTCCGCGGCCGCCGGGCTCAACCTGCTCGCCGCGCTGGGCGCCATTGCCGACCAGGTGGTACCGCCGACCATCAACCTCACCCACCCCGACCCGAGGCTCGACCTCGACTACGTGCCGGGCGTCGCGCGGCGCCAGCCGGTCCGCGCCGCGATGGTCAACGCGTTCGCGTTCGGCGGCACCAACGCCTGCCTGGTGGTACGCACGCCCGAGCCGGCCGGACCGGCTGGCCTGGGCGCCGCCGTCGCGGAAGAGCCGTTACCGGCACCCACCGCCGCCGCGCCGCCGCCACCGGCGCCCGCCGTATCCGTCGAGCAGCTGCTGCGCGCCGCCGAGCGCGGCGGCCTCGACCGGCTGCTGGACCTCGCCCCCGGCCAGGCCGGCACCGCCGTCCGCAACGTCCCGGCGACGTGGCCGCTGCTGGCCACTCACTTCCCGCGCAAGCCCGTGATGCCCGGCGTGCTCATCCTGGACGACCTCGCCACCCTCGCCGGGCTTGTCGCGGACGCCGCCACGACCGGACCCGATCGCGGCGACTGGTCGCTGACCGGCGCCCGCCGGGTGCGCTGGCGCCACTTCGTCCAGCCCGGAGACTGCGTCGAGCTGACCGTCGTCCGGCTGGGCGGCGCCGAAGGCGACCCCGCGTTCAGCGGCACCGTACGCGTGGACGGCCGGACCGTCGCCACCGTCGCCGAGCTTCGCGTGCGGTGGACACGGTGGGCTCCCGCCGGGGTGGTCCGATGA
- a CDS encoding sensor histidine kinase encodes MGFVAFRGFGADDALATLASMGVRRMLTPLMVTVRLSSGVVGAVVAMVGLAPPARPGWVIAGSLGILLWSGLFALQMLRRGPSPLLTCADVLVVMLLLLAHPWLVPAEVRAVSAGTGWVDIIAGASVWIAQFGLRQPFGLAVGFLVAAAYAVGDGQVREAPLHLAVGAVLAAGLVTALRRSADTADAVLADAADRRHAAIVRAAVRSDERDHQRHLHDTVLATLTMVHTGGIASESTALRECAAADLAVIEGLRARPASADEPGRPMVRLDLMLRFGTVRPQLGGTPLDVSTDISPVELPADVATAMAQCVAEALTNVARHADTGEAHLAARAHDDGVSVTVSDNGVGFDITAVPPHRRGVRESIEGRMRSIGGSARVRSGSGTGTRVVLRWPDG; translated from the coding sequence ATGGGATTCGTCGCCTTCCGCGGCTTCGGAGCCGACGACGCGCTGGCGACCCTCGCCAGCATGGGCGTCCGCCGGATGCTGACACCGCTCATGGTGACGGTGCGGCTGTCGAGCGGGGTTGTGGGCGCCGTGGTGGCCATGGTCGGCCTCGCGCCGCCGGCCCGCCCCGGTTGGGTGATCGCCGGCAGCCTGGGGATCCTGCTGTGGAGCGGGCTGTTCGCGCTCCAGATGTTACGCCGCGGCCCGTCGCCGCTGCTGACGTGCGCTGATGTCCTCGTGGTCATGCTGCTCCTGCTCGCGCACCCGTGGCTCGTCCCGGCGGAGGTACGGGCGGTCAGCGCCGGCACCGGCTGGGTTGACATCATCGCCGGCGCCAGCGTGTGGATCGCGCAGTTCGGGCTCCGGCAGCCGTTCGGTCTGGCGGTTGGCTTCCTCGTCGCCGCGGCCTACGCGGTCGGCGACGGCCAGGTGCGCGAAGCACCGCTACATCTGGCCGTCGGGGCCGTGCTCGCCGCCGGCCTCGTGACGGCGCTCCGCCGCAGCGCGGACACCGCGGACGCTGTGCTGGCGGACGCGGCCGACCGCCGTCACGCGGCGATCGTCCGGGCCGCCGTCCGCTCCGACGAGCGCGACCACCAGCGGCACCTGCACGACACGGTGCTGGCCACGCTGACCATGGTGCACACCGGTGGCATCGCCAGCGAATCCACAGCGCTGCGCGAATGCGCCGCCGCCGACCTGGCCGTCATCGAAGGGCTGCGGGCCCGTCCGGCGAGCGCGGACGAGCCGGGGCGACCGATGGTGCGCCTGGACCTGATGCTGCGCTTCGGCACGGTACGGCCGCAGCTCGGCGGTACGCCGCTCGACGTGTCGACCGACATCTCGCCCGTGGAGCTGCCGGCCGACGTGGCGACCGCGATGGCGCAGTGCGTCGCCGAGGCGCTCACCAACGTCGCCCGGCACGCCGACACGGGCGAGGCACACCTGGCCGCGCGGGCGCACGACGACGGTGTCAGCGTCACCGTCAGCGACAACGGTGTGGGATTCGACATCACCGCCGTCCCGCCCCACCGCCGGGGGGTGCGGGAGTCCATCGAAGGTCGCATGCGTTCCATCGGTGGCTCGGCCAGGGTGCGGTCAGGTTCGGGCACCGGCACCCGGGTGGTCCTGCGGTGGCCGGATGGCTAG